One stretch of Mobula birostris isolate sMobBir1 chromosome 5, sMobBir1.hap1, whole genome shotgun sequence DNA includes these proteins:
- the LOC140197299 gene encoding very-long-chain 3-oxoacyl-CoA reductase-B-like isoform X2, with protein sequence MFLFTNIFGNSVLALIGAMTCLYYLVKYTWKLLFGIRIYILSKFWKIDLTYFGEWAVVTGATNGIGKAYAHELARRGLNIVLISRSLEKLKTTADEIEQKHGKKTKIIQADFTAGTDIYGPIQDVLNDMNIGILVNNVGKIYDIHACCFLDVPDIKKAVTDIIYCNALSVPMMTAVVLPQMVERKKGVIINISSEAGAFPFPMLTMYSATKVFIDFFSRALNVEYKSQGIITQCVMPLFVSTHLTHDMDTNLLVRQADDYVQEALNTVGITDQTRGCISHALQHWFIDSLFPGRYRLSQFGLNVMKKLTEKGKTWLEKQKKKSKIN encoded by the exons AACATTTTCGGGAATTCAGTCTTGGCGCTGATCGGGGCAATGACATGCCTCTATTATTTGGTGAAGTACACTTGGAAACTACTGTTTGGCATCAGGATTTATATTCTCTCCAAATTTTGGAAGATAGATCTGACATATTTTGGAGAATGGGCTG TTGTAACAGGTGCCACCAACGGGATTGGAAAAGCCTATGCTCACGAG CTGGCAAGAAGAGGCCTTAATATTGTGCTGATCAGCCGGTCACTGGAGAAGCTGAAAACCACAGCAGATGAGATAG aacaaaaacacggcaaaaagaCCAAGATTATTCAGGCTGACTTCACTGCTGGAACTGACATCTACGGGCCTATTCAGGATGTACTGAACGACATGAACATTGGAATCCTTG TGAACAACGTTGGGAAAATATATGATATACATGCATGTTGTTTTCTGGATGTGCCAGATATCAAAAAG gCAGTTACTGATATCATCTACTGCAATGCCCTTTCTGTGCCAATG ATGACTGCTGTTGTCCTGCCGCAAATGGTTGAAAG GAAGAAAGGGGTCATTATCAACATTTCTTCAGAAGCTGGAGCTTTTCCATTTCCAATGCTTACCATGTATTCAGCGACTAAG GTCTTCATTGACTTCTTCTCTCGAGCACTGAATGTGGAATACAAATCACAGGGAATTATCACACAG TGTGTAATGCCACTATTCGTTTCCACCCATTTAACACATGACATGGATACTAATCTATTGGTGAGGCAGGCAGATGACTACGTCCAAGAAGCATTGAACACTGTTGGAATAACAGATCAGACAAGAGGATGCATCTCCCATGCACTTCAG cattggtTTATTGATAGTTTGTTTCCGGGTCGTTACCGACTCTCCCAGTTTGGATTAAATGTTATGAAGAAATTGACTGAGAAAGGAAAGACATGGTTGGAGAAACAGAAGAAGAAAAGCAAAATAAATTAG
- the LOC140197299 gene encoding very-long-chain 3-oxoacyl-CoA reductase-B-like isoform X3 yields the protein MFLFTNIFGNSVLALIGAMTCLYYLVKYTWKLLFGIRIYILSKFWKIDLTYFGEWAVVTGATNGIGKAYAHELARRGLNIVLISRSLEKLKTTADEIGRKQNDFQREQKHGKKTKIIQADFTAGTDIYGPIQDVLNDMNIGILVNNVGKIYDIHACCFLDVPDIKKAVTDIIYCNALSVPMMTAVVLPQMVERKKGVIINISSEAGAFPFPMLTMYSATKVFIDFFSRALNVEYKSQGIITQYSTSQYGKQINRLYCGTWLIYSCHSTRTNLQKLFVLTCPGPRTLDHMLSDIFNIQVLHFPPML from the exons AACATTTTCGGGAATTCAGTCTTGGCGCTGATCGGGGCAATGACATGCCTCTATTATTTGGTGAAGTACACTTGGAAACTACTGTTTGGCATCAGGATTTATATTCTCTCCAAATTTTGGAAGATAGATCTGACATATTTTGGAGAATGGGCTG TTGTAACAGGTGCCACCAACGGGATTGGAAAAGCCTATGCTCACGAG CTGGCAAGAAGAGGCCTTAATATTGTGCTGATCAGCCGGTCACTGGAGAAGCTGAAAACCACAGCAGATGAGATAGGTAGGAAACAAAATGATTTCCAAAGAG aacaaaaacacggcaaaaagaCCAAGATTATTCAGGCTGACTTCACTGCTGGAACTGACATCTACGGGCCTATTCAGGATGTACTGAACGACATGAACATTGGAATCCTTG TGAACAACGTTGGGAAAATATATGATATACATGCATGTTGTTTTCTGGATGTGCCAGATATCAAAAAG gCAGTTACTGATATCATCTACTGCAATGCCCTTTCTGTGCCAATG ATGACTGCTGTTGTCCTGCCGCAAATGGTTGAAAG GAAGAAAGGGGTCATTATCAACATTTCTTCAGAAGCTGGAGCTTTTCCATTTCCAATGCTTACCATGTATTCAGCGACTAAG GTCTTCATTGACTTCTTCTCTCGAGCACTGAATGTGGAATACAAATCACAGGGAATTATCACACAG TATTCGACATCTCAATATGGGAAGCAGATTAACAGACTGTATTGTGGGACTTGGCTCATCTATTCTTGTCATTCAACAAGGACTAATCTCCAGAAGTTATTTGTTCTTACTTGCCCGGGACCAAGAACATTAGACCATATGCTCTCTGATATATTTAATATtcaggtgctccactttcctcccatgcTCTAA
- the LOC140197299 gene encoding very-long-chain 3-oxoacyl-CoA reductase-B-like isoform X1, with translation MFLFTNIFGNSVLALIGAMTCLYYLVKYTWKLLFGIRIYILSKFWKIDLTYFGEWAVVTGATNGIGKAYAHELARRGLNIVLISRSLEKLKTTADEIGRKQNDFQREQKHGKKTKIIQADFTAGTDIYGPIQDVLNDMNIGILVNNVGKIYDIHACCFLDVPDIKKAVTDIIYCNALSVPMMTAVVLPQMVERKKGVIINISSEAGAFPFPMLTMYSATKVFIDFFSRALNVEYKSQGIITQCVMPLFVSTHLTHDMDTNLLVRQADDYVQEALNTVGITDQTRGCISHALQHWFIDSLFPGRYRLSQFGLNVMKKLTEKGKTWLEKQKKKSKIN, from the exons AACATTTTCGGGAATTCAGTCTTGGCGCTGATCGGGGCAATGACATGCCTCTATTATTTGGTGAAGTACACTTGGAAACTACTGTTTGGCATCAGGATTTATATTCTCTCCAAATTTTGGAAGATAGATCTGACATATTTTGGAGAATGGGCTG TTGTAACAGGTGCCACCAACGGGATTGGAAAAGCCTATGCTCACGAG CTGGCAAGAAGAGGCCTTAATATTGTGCTGATCAGCCGGTCACTGGAGAAGCTGAAAACCACAGCAGATGAGATAGGTAGGAAACAAAATGATTTCCAAAGAG aacaaaaacacggcaaaaagaCCAAGATTATTCAGGCTGACTTCACTGCTGGAACTGACATCTACGGGCCTATTCAGGATGTACTGAACGACATGAACATTGGAATCCTTG TGAACAACGTTGGGAAAATATATGATATACATGCATGTTGTTTTCTGGATGTGCCAGATATCAAAAAG gCAGTTACTGATATCATCTACTGCAATGCCCTTTCTGTGCCAATG ATGACTGCTGTTGTCCTGCCGCAAATGGTTGAAAG GAAGAAAGGGGTCATTATCAACATTTCTTCAGAAGCTGGAGCTTTTCCATTTCCAATGCTTACCATGTATTCAGCGACTAAG GTCTTCATTGACTTCTTCTCTCGAGCACTGAATGTGGAATACAAATCACAGGGAATTATCACACAG TGTGTAATGCCACTATTCGTTTCCACCCATTTAACACATGACATGGATACTAATCTATTGGTGAGGCAGGCAGATGACTACGTCCAAGAAGCATTGAACACTGTTGGAATAACAGATCAGACAAGAGGATGCATCTCCCATGCACTTCAG cattggtTTATTGATAGTTTGTTTCCGGGTCGTTACCGACTCTCCCAGTTTGGATTAAATGTTATGAAGAAATTGACTGAGAAAGGAAAGACATGGTTGGAGAAACAGAAGAAGAAAAGCAAAATAAATTAG
- the LOC140197299 gene encoding very-long-chain 3-oxoacyl-CoA reductase-like isoform X4, whose amino-acid sequence MDFDSVVTGATNGIGKAYAHELARRGLNIVLISRSLEKLKTTADEIGRKQNDFQREQKHGKKTKIIQADFTAGTDIYGPIQDVLNDMNIGILVNNVGKIYDIHACCFLDVPDIKKAVTDIIYCNALSVPMMTAVVLPQMVERKKGVIINISSEAGAFPFPMLTMYSATKVFIDFFSRALNVEYKSQGIITQCVMPLFVSTHLTHDMDTNLLVRQADDYVQEALNTVGITDQTRGCISHALQHWFIDSLFPGRYRLSQFGLNVMKKLTEKGKTWLEKQKKKSKIN is encoded by the exons ATGGATTTTGATTCGG TTGTAACAGGTGCCACCAACGGGATTGGAAAAGCCTATGCTCACGAG CTGGCAAGAAGAGGCCTTAATATTGTGCTGATCAGCCGGTCACTGGAGAAGCTGAAAACCACAGCAGATGAGATAGGTAGGAAACAAAATGATTTCCAAAGAG aacaaaaacacggcaaaaagaCCAAGATTATTCAGGCTGACTTCACTGCTGGAACTGACATCTACGGGCCTATTCAGGATGTACTGAACGACATGAACATTGGAATCCTTG TGAACAACGTTGGGAAAATATATGATATACATGCATGTTGTTTTCTGGATGTGCCAGATATCAAAAAG gCAGTTACTGATATCATCTACTGCAATGCCCTTTCTGTGCCAATG ATGACTGCTGTTGTCCTGCCGCAAATGGTTGAAAG GAAGAAAGGGGTCATTATCAACATTTCTTCAGAAGCTGGAGCTTTTCCATTTCCAATGCTTACCATGTATTCAGCGACTAAG GTCTTCATTGACTTCTTCTCTCGAGCACTGAATGTGGAATACAAATCACAGGGAATTATCACACAG TGTGTAATGCCACTATTCGTTTCCACCCATTTAACACATGACATGGATACTAATCTATTGGTGAGGCAGGCAGATGACTACGTCCAAGAAGCATTGAACACTGTTGGAATAACAGATCAGACAAGAGGATGCATCTCCCATGCACTTCAG cattggtTTATTGATAGTTTGTTTCCGGGTCGTTACCGACTCTCCCAGTTTGGATTAAATGTTATGAAGAAATTGACTGAGAAAGGAAAGACATGGTTGGAGAAACAGAAGAAGAAAAGCAAAATAAATTAG